From one Leguminivora glycinivorella isolate SPB_JAAS2020 chromosome 5, LegGlyc_1.1, whole genome shotgun sequence genomic stretch:
- the LOC125226102 gene encoding uncharacterized protein LOC125226102: MAALVWRLLAPLAAASLVTAKYAELESWRGAGRLATPTEESLDERHDAEMLAAVRASMKIWEQKRARTRSKRSQGSVCYGEFGCFEDSGPFAYLETLPSPPHEVGTHFLLYSTVSRGDQPLLAVSASNMSAAWGWAARAFDAARPTRIIVHGFGSNCDNVWVYEMRSALMAVEECNVVCVDWEGGATMPNYLRAAANTRLVGKQLAMLLQGFAKHIDLRFEDVHLIGFSLGAHVAGFAGSELRNISRLQVNTTSGLDPAGPLFEFQDPRARLDRGDAAFVDVIHSNGETLILGGLGAAQPLGHVDFYPNGGRVQHGCSNLFVGAVSDLVLPWAAASVEGRSLCNHRRAYKFFTDSVSPKCHFPAFPCSDYDTFLEGRCFPCGGEERCGNMGYYADRSLGRGQLYLLTREEEPFCAHQYHVSVWAESEAGTKANYGRVSLTLHGDSGLNETFPMTKREVTSPAAARFTHMIVPHPALGVPLRATVHYAGYSGWLTAGAKVIRLHKLLIADSFGKTSSFCKKGLLLLSDEAVELPLYPGDCRLQNTDANSTTTEELIKRDTSTKAAPVDVHDNELSDDFPFRLVDTAEWTGADAGRAFGVTNTKLAPSGAIEIAEPVLKPRQHKTSRQRADEPPAEISEPLLRATQAPRSTTPPPVRKAKNYDMSTTPTYEDPADAADKETSFAVQFLPSRLASFISRAERYARDTLLPLVSAYAPRLPIFGSRETPKPTARYIPMDTNVTSSVPVPTPTLEMKIETLRTMGPPGEKREIESPEDPEITTTTTTTEKLQAAASEIMIASVPAAAASEILQVVPGPTVTTSTALPPVALRSEGEKIVIVYPSNARDERKIRSHSYPEELQFEALYRHTAKPELRVDLPTFSPPVTTVGTPSDPRYIPVPYPARDKPSDAT, encoded by the exons ATGGCTGCACTCGTGTGGCGGCTGCTCGCGCCCCTCGCCGCTGCCTCGCTCGTCACAGCTAAAT atGCGGAATTGGAGTCATGGCGCGGTGCCGGGCGTCTCGCCACCCCGACCGAGGAGTCGCTGGACGAACGCCACGATGCGGAAATGCTTGCCGCCGTCCGCGCCTCGATGAAGATATGGGAACAGAAGAGAGCTAGAACAAG GAGCAAAAGGTCGCAAGGCAGCGTGTGCTACGGCGAGTTTGGCTGCTTCGAGGACTCGGGTCCATTCGCCTACCTCGAGACGCTGCCCAGCCCGCCGCATGAAGTCGGCACGCACTTCCTACTCTACTCCACCGTCAGcag AGGCGATCAACCACTGCTGGCGGTGTCAGCTAGCAACATGTCAGCAGCTTGGGGCTGGGCGGCGCGCGCCTTCGATGCTGCTCGGCCCACGCGTATCATCGTACATGGTTTCGGCTCAAATTGTGATAACGTGTGGGTGTACGAGATGCGGTCTGCACTTATGGCTGTG GAAGAATGCAACGTCGTCTGCGTAGACTGGGAAGGCGGAGCCACGATGCCAAACTACCTCCGCGCCGCCGCCAACACCAGGCTCGTGGGCAAGCAGCTAGCCATGCTGCTCCAAG GGTTCGCCAAGCACATTGACCTGCGGTTTGAAGATGTGCACTTGATTGGCTTCAGCCTGGGCGCCCACGTGGCCGGTTTCGCGGGATCAGAATTGCGGAATATCAGTCGATTACAGGTAAACACAACTAGCG GTCTAGATCCGGCCGGCCCGCTCTTCGAGTTCCAAGACCCGCGAGCGAGGCTGGACCGTGGCGACGCTGCCTTTGTGGACGTCATCCACTCTAACGGGGAGACCCTGATCCTGGGCGGGCTTGGAGCAGCGCAGCCGCTCGGCCACGTGGACTTCTACCCTAACGGAGGACGGGTGCAGCATGGCTGTTCCAACTT GTTCGTGGGAGCAGTCTCGGACCTGGTGCTGCCGTGGGCGGCGGCGTCGGTGGAAGGCCGCTCGCTGTGCAACCACCGGCGGGCGTACAAATTCTTCACCGACTCTGTGTCACCTAAGTGCCACTTCCCTGCGTTCCCCTGCTCCGATTACGACACTTTTCTCGAG GGCCGTTGCTTCCCGTGCGGCGGCGAGGAGCGCTGCGGCAACATGGGTTACTACGCGGATCGCTCGCTGGGCCGTGGCCAGCTGTATCTGCTCACCAGGGAGGAGGAACCCTTCTGTG CACATCAATACCACGTGTCTGTGTGGGCGGAGAGCGAAGCTGGAACGAAGGCGAACTACGGGCGAGTCTCGCTCACACTGCACGGAGATTCCGGACTCAACGAAACCTTCCCGATGACCAA GCGCGAAGTGACGTCACCGGCGGCAGCCCGCTTCACACACATGATCGTGCCCCATCCGGCGCTAGGCGTGCCCTTGCGAGCCACCGTCCACTATGCGGGGTATTCGGGTTGGCTGACCGCAGGCGCTAAAGTCATACGGTTGCATAAGCTGCTCATCGCTGATAGCTTCGGCAAGAC GTCATCTTTCTGCAAGAAAGGCCTTCTGTTGCTGTCAGATGAAGCCGTTGAATTGCCACTCTATCCCGGAGACTGCCGATTACAGAAT ACCGATGCCAACTCCACCACAACCGAGGAGCTGATCAAACGTGACACATCAACTAAAGCCGCACCCGTGGACGTCCATGATAACGAGCTATCGGACGATTTTCCCTTCCGCCTCGTGGACACCGCCGAATGGACCGGTGCCGATGCCGGCCGGGCCTTCGGCGTCACTAACACTAAGCTAGCACCGAGTGGAGCTATAGAGATCGCTGAACCTGTCCTCAAACCGAGACAACATAAAACGTCAAGGCAGCGCGCTGATGAACCGCCTGCGGAGATATCTGAGCCCCTGCTGCGAGCGACACAAGCGCCTCGGTCGACGACACCGCCTCCAGTGCGGAAAGCGAAGAACTATGATATGTCGACTACGCCGACGTATGAGGACCCGGCTGATGCGGCAGACAAGGAGACCAGCTTCGCTGTGCAG TTCCTGCCGTCTCGTTTGGCGTCATTCATCTCGCGCGCCGAGCGTTACGCGCGCGACACGCTCCTGCCTCTAGTGTCCGCCTATGCTCCGCGGCTGCCCATCTTCGGCTCGCGAGAAACTCCCAAACCTACCGCGCGGTACATCCCCATGGACACCAACGTCACCAGCTCCGTGCCTGTGCCCACGCCCACTTTAGAAATGAAGATAGAAACGCTAAGAACAATGGGCCCACCGGGCGAGAAGCGCGAAATAGAATCGCCTGAAGACCCTGAGATTACAACGACAACAACTACGACGGAGAAGTTACAAGCGGCTGCTTCAGAGATAATGATTGCATCTGTACCCGCTGCCGCGGCATCGGAGATTCTTCAAGTGGTTCCAGGTCCAACGGTAACTACAAGCACGGCTTTACCGCCGGTTGCGCTCCGAAGCGAAGGCGAAAAGATCGTTATAGTCTACCCGAGTAACGCTCGAGATGAGCGGAAGATCCGCTCGCATTCATACCCTGAGGAGCTACAGTTTGAAGCGCTGTACCGGCATACGGCAAAGCCTGAGCTCCGAGTGGATTTGCCAACGTTTTCGCCTCCGGTCACGACCGTAGGCACGCCGAGCGACCCGCGCTACATCCCAGTACCTTACCCGGCCAGGGACAAACCAAGTGACGCGACGTGA